A single genomic interval of Oryza sativa Japonica Group chromosome 7, ASM3414082v1 harbors:
- the LOC4343927 gene encoding homeobox-DDT domain protein RLT3, giving the protein MAAVRKMAANGLAAKRENTGTKKSPLQIQMLERFYSEVQYPQSEDIAEYATSVGLTYNQVRIWFKERRRKERRETESLGAHMEKQLSARSNGFRCSSSRSSSFSRSTMYRTVNLQPEDDRYVDKGMSFTGEKHTLRSQVLFPKDYILRKVFRKDGPPLGSEFDPLPHSAPGHLRDTTDDHFYQNQRVIKKRKIVEPTTQRSSLPCGDNGPVRKHGAGKGLMTVWHAMYSHSSKIQDGSNFIDETGCLRSLRPLDDCGRIEDCDDGKLIQKKVLARKKVVKRTRPPSNKRKVPSSRVTDPKKHPPMECHLSVDESQSPVLQANQVTLVDDEELELRELQAGPNPLRCSAHLSSSGRHGCPLCKDLLSRFPPSSVKMKQPFSTRPWGSSPEMVKKLFQVVRFIYNRFGYMDVHPFTLDELAQAFHDKDSMLLGEVHVNLLKLLLLNTERGSNDVFVPRSSKDCRFLSFVNFVREQEFDMNFWIKSLNSLTWVEILRQVLVASGFGSKHHMLNRDFFNKEKNQMVKYGLRPRTLKGELFALLSKKGSGGLKVSELAKSPEIVDLSISSTEIEQLIYSTLSSDITLFEKIAPSAYRLRVDPRIKGKEDSGSDTEDSGSVDDHSDASSGADESDGSHEMSFSEHEHRILRRKWKNGHENVNRCSEIDESYSGERWLLGLMEGEYSDLSIDEKLDCLVALMDVVSGADSAPRLEEPSRVVPSIPRAQPHVSGGKIKKSTRNICQSSDECFNASGSMYGLDSSMHEQSRSLRSRDYVAYSGRNDTSTGVAHQPQVVLLGSDRRYNNYWLFLGPCRADDPGHRRVYFESSEDGHWEVIDSPQELLSLLASLDSRGTREAYLLASMKKRQTCLFEAMKKHYENRDAVQPAMPSDTSHSETSSGDGASPKLSSGDGASPTSDIDNASVPTNPAENMINASSAIAIEVGRRGDEKILKWERSQTFDKWIWTSFYSCLTAVKCGKKSFKESLVRCESCHDLYWRDEKHCRICHSTFEVSFDLEERYAIHVATCRDPEDVYDVPNHKVLPSQLQALKAAIHAIEAHMPEAAFAGLWMKSSHKLWVKRLRRTSSLAELLQVLVDFVGAMDEDWLYKSSSSVSFCSYLDDIVIYFQTMPQTTSAVALWVVKLDALITPYLERADSDRALGEESVQTRTRACGEIARNR; this is encoded by the exons ATGGCGGCGGTTCGGAAG ATGGCGGCCAATGGCCTCGCAGCAAAAAGGGAGAATACAGGGACAAAGAAATCTCCCCTGCAAATCCAGATGCTGGAGAGATTCTACTCTG AGGTACAATACCCTCAGTCGGAGGACATTGCAGAGTATGCAACATCTGTTGGTTTGACTTACAATCAGGTCAGAATATGGTTtaaggagcggaggaggaaagagaggagagaaacgGAATCTTTAGGGGCGCATATGGAAAAGCAACTTAGTGCAAGATCAAATGGGttcagatgcagcagcagcaggtctTCCTCTTTTAGCCGGTCTACCATGTACCGTACTGTGAATTTACAGCCAGAGGACGACCGTTATGTTGACAAGGGTATGAGCTTCACAGGAGAGAAACACACACTCCGATCACAAGTTCTGTTTCCCAAGGATTATATCCTGAGGAAAGTCTTCCGCAAGGATGGTCCACCTCTTGGAAGCGAATTTGATCCCCTTCCCCATAGTGCACCTGGCCATCTCAGAG ATACTACAGACGACCATTTCTACCAGAACCAAAGAGTAATAAAGAAGAGAAAG ATTGTGGAGCCTACCACTCAGAGATCTTCCCTGCCATGTGGGGACAATGGTCCTGTGAGGAAACATGGAGCCGGGAAAGGTCTAATGACAGTGTGGCATGCAATGTATTCCCATAGTAGCAAAATTCAAGATGGATCTAATTTTATTGATGAAACTGGTTGCTTGAGGTCCTTGAGACCATTAGATGATTGTGGCAGAATAGAGGATTGCGATGATGGAAAGCTAATTCAG AAAAAAGTTTTGGCACGGAAAAAAGTGGTAAAAAGGACCAGGCCTCCATCCAATAAAAGAAAG GTGCCAAGTAGCAGAGTTACTGATCCGAAGAAGCATCCTCCAATGGAATGCCATCTTTCAGTTGATGAATCACAATCCCCAGTGCTACAGGCTAACCAAGTGACTTTAGTTGATGATGAGGAGCTTGAACTCCGTGAATTGCAAGCAGGTCCTAACCCATTGAGATGTTCAGCTCACCTTTCTTCAAGTGGGAGACATGGCTGCCCTCTTTGTAAAG ATTTACTTTCCAGGTTTCCTCCATCAAGTGTCAAGATGAAACAGCCATTCTCCACAAGACCTTGGGGGTCATCACCAGAAATGGTGAAAAAGCTTTTCCAG GTTGTCCGGTTTATCTACAATCGTTTTGGTTATATGGATGTCCATCCCTTCACACTTGATGAGTTGGCACAGGCATTTCATGACAAG GATTCGATGTTGTTGGGGGAAGTACATGTCAATCTCCTCAAGCTACTTTTGTTAAACACAGAACGGGGCAGCAATGATGTGTTTGTTCCACGATCTTCTAAAGACTGCAGATTTTTAAGTTTTGTGAACTTT GTTAGGGAACAGGAGTTTGATATGAATTTTTGGATCAAGTCTCTGAATTCTCTTACCTGGGTTGAAATACTACGTCAAGTTTTGGTTGCTTCTGGTTTTGGTTCGAAACATCATATGCTGAATcgggatttttttaataag GAGAAAAATCAAATGGTTAAATATGGTTTACGTCCTCGTACACTGAAGGGTGAATTGTTTGCACTATTGTCTAAGAAAGGTAGTGGTGGCTTAAAGGTATCAGAACTTGCCAAATCACCTGAG ATTGTTGATCTTAGCATCTCCAGCACAGAAATAGAGCAGCTGATCTATTCAACTCTTTCTAGTGATATCACATTATTTGAGAAGATTGCGCCTTCTGCATATCGTCTCCGTGTAGATCCTCGAATTAAAGGAAAGGAAGACTCTGGATCAGATACCGAGGACTCTGGAAGTGTTGATGATCACAGTGATGCTAGCAGTGGTGCTGATGAATCTGATGGTTCACATGAGATGAGTTTTTCTGAGCATGAACATAGAATCCTTAGAAGAAAGTGGAAAAATGGTCATGAAAATGTGAATAGATGTAGTGAAATTGATGAAAGTTATTCTGGAGAACGATGGCTTCTGGGGTTGATGGAAGGCGAGTACTCAGACTTAAGCATTGATGAGAAGTTGGATTGCTTGGTTGCTTTAATGGATGTTGTTTCTGGTGCTGATTCTGCTCCAAGACTTGAG GAACCATCAAGAGTCGTGCCTAGCATACCGAGAGCACAGCCGCATGTGTCAGGTGGGAAAATAAAGAAATCGACAAGAAACATTTGTCAATCTAGTGATGAGTGCTTTAATGCATCAGGAAGCATGTATGGTTTGGATTCTTCTATGCATGAGCAGTCAAGAAGCCTGAGAAGTCGTGATTATGTTGCTTACTCTGGAAGGAATGATACGTCTACAGGAGTTGCTCATCAACCACAAGTTGTTCTCTTAGGATCCGACCGTAGGTATAATAATTATTGGCTCTTCCTTGGACCTTGTAGAGCAGATGATCCAGGACATCGTAGGGTGTACTTCGAGTCATCAGAAGATGGTCACTGGGAGGTTATTGATTCACCACAG GAGTTACTTTCCCTACTAGCTTCGCTAGACAGCAGAGGTACTAGGGAAGCTTATCTTCTTGCGTCAATGAAAAAGAGACAGACATGCCTTTTTGAAGCCATGAAAAAGCATTACGAAAATAGAGATGCAGTTCAACCTGCAATGCCATCTGATACATCTCACTCTGAGACAAGTAGTGGAGATGGAGCTTCACCCAAGCTAAGTAGTGGAGATGGAGCTTCGCCAACATCAGACATTGACAATGCTTCTGTCCCCACAAATCCAGCTGAGAATATGATAAATGCATCATCTGCAATAGCAATTGAAGTTGGGAGGAGAGGTGATGAGAAAATATTGAAGTGGGAAAGATCTCAAACATTTGATAAATGGATCTGGACTTCTTTCTATTCTTGCCTAACTGCTGTTAAGTGTGGCAAGAAATCATTCAAGGAATCACTAGTTCGCTGTGAAAGTTGTCATGATTTGTATTGGAGAGATGAAAAGCATTGCAGAATATGCCACTCTACTTTTGAAGTTAGCTTTGATCTTGAAGAACGATATGCTATACATGTGGCTACATGCAGGGATCCTGAAGATGTGTATGATGTGCCAAATCATAAAGTTCTGCCTTCACAGCTACAAGCACTTAAGGCAGCCATTCATGCTATTGAG GCACACATGCCTGAAGCAGCGTTTGCTGGTTTGTGGATGAAGTCTTCGCACAAGCTGTGGGTTAAGCGGCTGCGACGAACGTCATCTTTGGCAGAGCTTTTACAG GTTCTTGTTGATTTTGTGGGGGCAATGGATGAGGATTGGCTGTACAAAAGTTCATCATCTGTAAGCTTTTGTTCGTATTTGGATGACATTGTCATATACTTCCAAACAATGCCACAAACAACATCAGCAGTTGCACTGTGGGTTGTTAAATTGGATGCCCTCATCACGCCTTATTTGGAAAGAGCTGATTCTGACAGAGCATTGGGCGAAGAGTCTGTGCAGACAA GAACGCGAGCATGCGGTGAGATAGCTAGGAATCGATGA
- the LOC4343928 gene encoding zinc finger CCCH domain-containing protein 62-like isoform X2, whose product MPVTRRRAAAAVTAVLVEEERAAAIDISSDSDAGSESGSEEDDEESTSDEDYYIDISDSDGEEGGGAGSEEESESESEAEREREPEQSGVDRGEASCRKIADLLRAGRNLDGIKLVDCKAYLKKNGLSQTGDLATCIERIVLHWRFKDRDPEKIYPRSSFCINCKGDVCRGDTVLFKQKVYEKRHSKCIGKRIVAGSVIKESYGKEKQQHTFTIQVFWSKGVGKLPPLYLLLVKGRNLYRMMTFRQPWLNEADRSKALDEKHSRGDAARRVRALSRPDAAGNSKKTTQKGKHQSQAGRPDSGSSIKKGKKRVMQSSNPDLPTKRSRNEESQSSSAKQFAGGQNTKTSRARLDRSDRSTNRARMRERKADSQQNLAGGSHAQFGERNAGSGYDMQASHGYLVGVQQSPFEIVRPQRPPPFREVGNASQPHADGRSTACPHPRMGFQHPNAALAGSHPPAYYLGNTPNQFPSFASLNVRQTVHHHPLDQLGASFAPFNVPQTVYRPRPEGGYVMPQFRYSGGSNGFPR is encoded by the exons ATGCCTGTAACGAGGAggcgcgccgccgcagcggtgacggcggtgctggTCGAGGAGGAGCGCGCCGCAGCGATCGACATCTCGTCGGATTCTGACGCCGGATCTGAGTCTGGgtcggaggaggacgacgaggaatCCACCAGCGACGAGGACTACTACATCGACAtcagcgacagcgacggcgaggaaggcggcggcgcggggagcgaggaggagtcggaatcggaatcggaggcggagcgggagcgggagccgGAGCAATCAGGCGTGGATCGGGGCGAGGCCTCCTGCAGAAAAATCGCCGATCTCCTCCGCG CGGGGCGAAATTTGGATGGGATTAAGCTGGTTGATTGCAAAGCATATTTAAAGAAGAATGGCCTTAGCCAAACTGGGGACTTGGCTACTTGCATAGAAAGAATAGTGTTGCATTGGAG GTTCAAAGATAGGGATCCAGAGAAGATCTATCCACGCTCATCCTTTTGTATTAACTGTAAAG GTGATGTCTGTAGAGGTGATACCGTTTTATTCAAGCAGAAGGTTTATGAGAAAAG GCATTCAAAATGTATAGGAAAGCGAATTGTAGCTGGGAGTGTTATTAAGGAAAGTTATGGAAAAGAGAAGCAGCAGCACACTTTTACT ATCCAAGTTTTCTGGAGCAAAGGAGTAGGCAAATTACCACCTTTGTATCTGCTACTTGTCAAAGGGCGCAATCTCTACAGAATGATGACTTTCCGTCAG cCTTGGCTAAATGAAGCAGATAGATCGAAGGCTCTAGATGAGAAGCACAGCAGGGGAGATGCTGCAAGGCGTGTTCGTGCATTGAGTAGACCTGATGCTGCAGGAAACA GCAAGAAAACGACGCAAAAGGGAAAACATCAATCTCAAGCAGGACGGCCTGATAGTGGAAGCAGTATCAAGAAAGGCAAGAAGCGTGTTATGCAGTCCTCCAATCCTGATCTCCCCACAAAAAGATCCAGGAATGAAGAGAGCCAATCGTCTTCCGCAAAACAATTCGCTGGTGGTCAGAACACGAAGACAAGTCGTGCCCGGCTGGATAGAAGTGATCGCAGCACCAACAGAGCTAGGATGAGAGAAAGGAAAGCTGATTCCCAGCAAAATCTCGCTGGTGGCAGCCATGCTCAATTCGGAGAAAGGAATGCAGGTTCAGGTTATGATATGCAGGCAAGTCATGGATATCTGGTTGGAGTGCAGCAGTCTCCCTTTGAGATCGTGAGGCCCCAGAGGCCACCTCCATTCCGTGAAGTTGGCAATGCCTCGCAACCTCACGCAGATGGCAGATCAACGGCATGCCCACACCCTAGGATGGGTTTCCAGCATCCAAATGCGGCATTGGCTGGTTCGCATCCACCTGCTTATTATCTGGGAAACACACCGAATCAATTTCCATCATTTGCATCACTCAATGTGCGACAAACTGTACACCACCATCCTCTGGATCAACTTGGAGCGTCATTTGCACCATTCAATGTGCCACAAACTGTATACCGTCCTCGTCCGGAAGGAGGATATGTGATGCCACAGTTCAGATATTCTGGTGGTAGCAATGGTTTTCCTCGGTAG
- the LOC4343929 gene encoding CDPK-related kinase 5, whose amino-acid sequence MGGCHAKPLTHEEADGACSPPRERPQPPATPPRGSGAATPAWKTKPWASPFFGFSTPSPSPAHHLFSASSPRRSPAPSAPTTPARRLLRLPFPPPSPAKHIRQALARRHGPPRPPIPEEGGDVEGEGGRGLDKGFGFNKGFAAKYDMGDEVGRGHFGYTCAAKIKKGARKGDAVAVKVIPKAKMTTSIAIEDVRREVKILKALAGHKNLVQFYDAYEDNDNVYIVMELCEGGELLDRILSRGGKYSEDDAKAVLVQILNVVSFCHIQGVVHRDLKPENFLFTSKDENSQLKAIDFGLSDFVKPDERLNDIVGSAYYVAPEVLHRCYSTEADVWSIGVIAYILLCGSRPFWARTESGIFRSVLKADPSYNEAPWPSLTLEAMDFVKRLLCKDPRRRMTAAQALSHPWIRNYNDIKLPLDILIFRLIKAYIRSSSLRKAALRALSKTLTVDELFYLKGQFSLLEPDRNGCITLDNIRMALTREATYAMKESRVQEILVSLSALQYRRMDFQEFCAAAVSVHQLEALDRWEQHARSAYDFFEKDGNRAIVIDELASELGLSPSVPLHVVLQDWIRHTDGKLSFLGFVKLLHGMSSRSLSKMR is encoded by the exons ATGGGGGGATGCCACGCGAAGCCGCTGACGCAcgaggaggccgacggcgcCTGCTCGCCCCCGCGCGAGCGGCCGcagccgccggccacgccgccgcgggggTCCGGCGCGGCCACCCCCGCGTGGAAGACGAAGCCGTGGGCGTCGCCCTTCTTCGGGTTCTCCACGCCCAGCCCGAGCCCTGCGCACCACCTCttctcggcctcctccccgcggagGTCCCCCGCCCCGTCCGCGCCCACCACGCCCGCGAGGCGGTTGCTGCGGCTGCcgttcccgccgccgtcgcccgccaaGCACATCCGGCAGGCGCTCGCGCGGCGCCACGGGCCCCCGCGGCCGCCGATCcccgaggagggcggcgacgtggaagGGGAGGGCGGCCGCGGGCTCGACAAGGGGTTCGGGTTCAACAAGGGGTTCGCGGCGAAGTACGACATGGGGGACGAGGTGGGGAGAGGCCACTTCGGCTACACCTGCGCCGCGAAGATCAAGAAGGGGGCGCGCAAGGGGGACGCGGTCGCCGTCAAGGTCATCCCCAAGGCCAAG ATGACAACATCCATTGCTATAGAGGATGTCCGAAGGGAGGTGAAAATATTGAAAGCTTTGGCGGGACACAAGAACTTGGTTCAATTTTATGATGCCTATGAGGACAATGACAATGTGTACATAGTAATGGA GTTGTGTGAAGGAGGAGAGCTTCTGGATAGAATACTTTCCAG AGGTGGGAAGTACTCTGAGGATGATGCAAAAGCGGTTCTGGTGCAAATATTAAATGTCGTTTCATTTTGCCACATTCAAGGAGTGGTTCATCGGGATCTCAAGCCAGAG AATTTTCTATTTACTTCAAAAGATGAGAACTCTCAACTTAAGGCTATTGATTTTGGCTTATCAGATTTTGTAAAACCAG ATGAGAGGCTAAATGATATTGTTGGAAGTGCTTATTATGTTGCTCCTGAAGTTCTGCACAGATGCTATAGCACAGAAGCTGATGTCTGGAGTATAGGTGTAATTGCATATATTCTCCTTTGTGGCAGTCGTCCATTTTGGGCACGCACTGAATCTGGCATATTCCGTTCCGTTCTCAAAGCTGACCCCAGTTATAATGAGGCACCTTGGCCTTCTCTTACTCTGGAAGCAATGGATTTTGTTAAGCGCTTGCTTTGCAAGGATCCACGTAGAAGAATGACTGCAGCACAGGCTTTAA GTCATCCATGGATCAGAAATTACAATGACATTAAGCTGCCACTGGACATCCTTATATTCCGACTTATCAAAGCTTATATTCGTTCCTCATCATTGCGAAAAGCTGCTCTAAGG GCTCTATCGAAGACTTTGACTGTTGATGAGCTTTTCTATCTGAAAGGACAGTTTTCTCTGTTGGAACCAGACAGAAATGGATGCATCACTCTAGATAATATCAGAATG GCCTTAACAAGAGAAGCCACTTATGCTATGAAGGAATCACGAGTTCAGGAGATTCTTGTCTCg TTAAGCGCTCTTCAGTACAGAAGAATGGACTTTCAAGAGTTCTGTGCAGCAGCAGTTAGTGTGCACCAGCTTGAAGCATTAGATAGATGGGAGCAACATGCCCGTTCCGCTTATGATTTCTTTGAGAAGGATGGCAATCGAGCTATCGTAATTGATGAACTAGCTTCT GAACTGGGTCTCAGCCCTTCAGTGCCATTGCATGTTGTTCTGCAAGATTGGATCAGGCACACCGACGGGAAATTGAGTTTCCTTGGATTTGTCAAGTTATTGCATGGCATGTCCAGCAGGTCCTTGTCAAAGATGAGATAG
- the LOC4343928 gene encoding zinc finger CCCH domain-containing protein 62-like isoform X1, which translates to MPVTRRRAAAAVTAVLVEEERAAAIDISSDSDAGSESGSEEDDEESTSDEDYYIDISDSDGEEGGGAGSEEESESESEAEREREPEQSGVDRGEASCRKIADLLRAGRNLDGIKLVDCKAYLKKNGLSQTGDLATCIERIVLHWRFKDRDPEKIYPRSSFCINCKGDVCRGDTVLFKQKVYEKSGKRHSKCIGKRIVAGSVIKESYGKEKQQHTFTIQVFWSKGVGKLPPLYLLLVKGRNLYRMMTFRQPWLNEADRSKALDEKHSRGDAARRVRALSRPDAAGNSKKTTQKGKHQSQAGRPDSGSSIKKGKKRVMQSSNPDLPTKRSRNEESQSSSAKQFAGGQNTKTSRARLDRSDRSTNRARMRERKADSQQNLAGGSHAQFGERNAGSGYDMQASHGYLVGVQQSPFEIVRPQRPPPFREVGNASQPHADGRSTACPHPRMGFQHPNAALAGSHPPAYYLGNTPNQFPSFASLNVRQTVHHHPLDQLGASFAPFNVPQTVYRPRPEGGYVMPQFRYSGGSNGFPR; encoded by the exons ATGCCTGTAACGAGGAggcgcgccgccgcagcggtgacggcggtgctggTCGAGGAGGAGCGCGCCGCAGCGATCGACATCTCGTCGGATTCTGACGCCGGATCTGAGTCTGGgtcggaggaggacgacgaggaatCCACCAGCGACGAGGACTACTACATCGACAtcagcgacagcgacggcgaggaaggcggcggcgcggggagcgaggaggagtcggaatcggaatcggaggcggagcgggagcgggagccgGAGCAATCAGGCGTGGATCGGGGCGAGGCCTCCTGCAGAAAAATCGCCGATCTCCTCCGCG CGGGGCGAAATTTGGATGGGATTAAGCTGGTTGATTGCAAAGCATATTTAAAGAAGAATGGCCTTAGCCAAACTGGGGACTTGGCTACTTGCATAGAAAGAATAGTGTTGCATTGGAG GTTCAAAGATAGGGATCCAGAGAAGATCTATCCACGCTCATCCTTTTGTATTAACTGTAAAG GTGATGTCTGTAGAGGTGATACCGTTTTATTCAAGCAGAAGGTTTATGAGAAAAG TGGAAAAAGGCATTCAAAATGTATAGGAAAGCGAATTGTAGCTGGGAGTGTTATTAAGGAAAGTTATGGAAAAGAGAAGCAGCAGCACACTTTTACT ATCCAAGTTTTCTGGAGCAAAGGAGTAGGCAAATTACCACCTTTGTATCTGCTACTTGTCAAAGGGCGCAATCTCTACAGAATGATGACTTTCCGTCAG cCTTGGCTAAATGAAGCAGATAGATCGAAGGCTCTAGATGAGAAGCACAGCAGGGGAGATGCTGCAAGGCGTGTTCGTGCATTGAGTAGACCTGATGCTGCAGGAAACA GCAAGAAAACGACGCAAAAGGGAAAACATCAATCTCAAGCAGGACGGCCTGATAGTGGAAGCAGTATCAAGAAAGGCAAGAAGCGTGTTATGCAGTCCTCCAATCCTGATCTCCCCACAAAAAGATCCAGGAATGAAGAGAGCCAATCGTCTTCCGCAAAACAATTCGCTGGTGGTCAGAACACGAAGACAAGTCGTGCCCGGCTGGATAGAAGTGATCGCAGCACCAACAGAGCTAGGATGAGAGAAAGGAAAGCTGATTCCCAGCAAAATCTCGCTGGTGGCAGCCATGCTCAATTCGGAGAAAGGAATGCAGGTTCAGGTTATGATATGCAGGCAAGTCATGGATATCTGGTTGGAGTGCAGCAGTCTCCCTTTGAGATCGTGAGGCCCCAGAGGCCACCTCCATTCCGTGAAGTTGGCAATGCCTCGCAACCTCACGCAGATGGCAGATCAACGGCATGCCCACACCCTAGGATGGGTTTCCAGCATCCAAATGCGGCATTGGCTGGTTCGCATCCACCTGCTTATTATCTGGGAAACACACCGAATCAATTTCCATCATTTGCATCACTCAATGTGCGACAAACTGTACACCACCATCCTCTGGATCAACTTGGAGCGTCATTTGCACCATTCAATGTGCCACAAACTGTATACCGTCCTCGTCCGGAAGGAGGATATGTGATGCCACAGTTCAGATATTCTGGTGGTAGCAATGGTTTTCCTCGGTAG